In Fibrobacter sp., a single window of DNA contains:
- a CDS encoding DtxR family transcriptional regulator, with the protein MENEHTKLTQSLEDYLEMVHMLRMAHGIARVKDIAAALSVKMPSVAKAILELKKLGLVTQEPYSGVELTEAGEKAAADVLNRHILLKGFLIRLGVSEAIADKDACCMEHILSAETLSKIEDFMKPSNITVTASLKKPKVARSK; encoded by the coding sequence ATGGAAAACGAACACACCAAACTCACGCAGAGTCTAGAGGACTATCTGGAAATGGTTCATATGCTACGTATGGCCCACGGTATCGCCCGTGTCAAGGATATCGCCGCTGCTCTTTCCGTGAAAATGCCTTCTGTGGCAAAGGCCATCCTGGAATTGAAAAAGCTGGGCTTGGTCACCCAGGAGCCCTATAGTGGTGTGGAACTGACGGAAGCAGGGGAGAAGGCTGCAGCTGATGTCCTGAACCGTCACATCCTACTGAAAGGATTCTTAATTCGTCTCGGTGTTTCCGAAGCCATTGCCGATAAGGACGCTTGCTGCATGGAACATATTCTGTCCGCTGAGACTTTGTCAAAAATTGAAGACTTCATGAAGCCTTCCAATATCACTGTAACTGCAAGCCTTAAAAAGCCCAAGGTTGCAAGGAGTAAGTAA
- a CDS encoding glycoside hydrolase family 5 protein — translation MKKLMFGAALAGALTTAAFADLPTAAQVQKNMGMGYNIGNSMEVPNDPTGWGNPYPTQALLDSIKAAGFNTVRIPCAWDSHTRNGAITETWLDSVKTVVDYALRNELYVVLNIHHEGEGGWFQTKMATTKNTTVDNKMKTYWTQIANKFKNYDEHLLFAGANEPGEGQQGLTWTSQHAQVLMGYYQTFIDAVRATGGNNATRTLIIQGLQTDIDKSVEFAPTSIFPKDNVTGRLMFEVHFYGPYQYVLMTSSQNWGCPNGDIQVQYYYGDYQKPSDPKHNAGYNCWANSIDKDQASIGFPNAQFAKMKSNYVDKGYPVIIGEFGSLYRSPELSGSDLELHRKGRIQWHKDVVTAAKNYGLTPIVWDMGNEGASYDNMAYIRRQTNKFGGKMGQVVEPEIINAMRGVYGLGTYVNKGVSHNESLIPGNTPIQNSSSSVVPASSSSIARSSSSVVKSSSSVWQPVSSSSVKSSSSVTPIFSSSSVAPIVSSSSQTPTISSSSNNITNCIGGNYETNCIEPPVSSSSDQPTCDALMPECGYTELELCVTYHLKEYCPPCDALIPECGYFGEEHNPWNIGSVPQVATATLIRQGNLLIAQGSRAEIRLFDLNGNLIREVRALSSQATLSLAGLHQGMYIAKSAGNTLKVNVK, via the coding sequence ATGAAAAAATTGATGTTTGGGGCAGCGCTTGCAGGCGCTTTGACAACAGCCGCATTTGCCGATCTTCCCACCGCAGCACAGGTTCAGAAGAACATGGGCATGGGTTACAATATCGGAAACTCCATGGAAGTGCCAAATGATCCTACCGGATGGGGCAACCCCTATCCCACCCAGGCCTTGCTGGACTCCATCAAGGCAGCAGGCTTCAACACCGTCCGTATTCCCTGCGCTTGGGATTCCCATACCCGAAACGGCGCCATCACCGAAACATGGCTCGACTCCGTTAAGACTGTCGTGGATTACGCCCTACGTAACGAACTGTACGTGGTGCTTAACATCCATCACGAAGGTGAAGGTGGCTGGTTCCAGACCAAGATGGCAACCACCAAGAACACCACTGTCGATAACAAGATGAAGACTTACTGGACTCAGATTGCCAATAAGTTCAAGAACTACGACGAGCATCTTCTTTTTGCAGGTGCCAACGAACCGGGCGAAGGCCAGCAGGGTCTCACCTGGACAAGCCAGCACGCCCAGGTTCTCATGGGCTATTACCAGACCTTCATTGACGCAGTCCGCGCCACCGGTGGCAACAACGCCACCCGTACCTTGATTATTCAGGGTCTGCAGACCGATATCGACAAGTCCGTAGAATTTGCCCCCACAAGCATCTTCCCCAAGGACAATGTTACTGGACGACTCATGTTCGAAGTGCATTTCTACGGCCCTTACCAGTATGTGCTCATGACCAGCTCCCAGAACTGGGGATGCCCCAACGGCGACATTCAGGTGCAGTACTATTACGGCGATTACCAGAAGCCTAGCGATCCAAAGCACAACGCAGGCTACAACTGCTGGGCCAACTCCATCGACAAGGACCAAGCTAGCATCGGTTTCCCCAACGCCCAGTTCGCCAAGATGAAGTCCAACTATGTTGACAAGGGCTACCCTGTCATTATCGGTGAATTCGGATCCCTGTACCGTTCTCCGGAACTCTCCGGTTCCGACCTGGAACTGCACCGCAAGGGCCGTATCCAGTGGCACAAGGACGTTGTAACCGCAGCAAAGAACTACGGCCTTACTCCCATCGTCTGGGATATGGGTAACGAAGGCGCCAGCTACGACAATATGGCCTACATCCGTCGTCAGACCAACAAGTTTGGCGGCAAGATGGGACAGGTTGTAGAACCCGAAATCATCAACGCCATGCGCGGTGTTTATGGTCTTGGCACCTACGTAAACAAGGGAGTCTCCCACAACGAAAGCCTGATTCCGGGCAACACCCCGATTCAGAACTCCAGCAGTTCTGTAGTTCCTGCGTCTAGCAGTTCCATCGCACGTTCTTCCTCCAGCGTGGTGAAGTCCAGCTCCAGCGTTTGGCAGCCCGTCAGCTCAAGTTCCGTTAAATCCAGTTCCAGCGTAACTCCGATTTTCTCTAGTTCCAGCGTCGCACCGATTGTTTCCAGCTCTAGCCAGACGCCCACTATTTCCAGTTCAAGCAACAACATTACCAACTGCATTGGCGGAAATTACGAAACCAATTGCATAGAACCACCGGTCTCTTCCAGTAGCGACCAGCCCACTTGCGACGCCCTAATGCCGGAATGCGGCTACACCGAACTCGAACTCTGCGTAACTTACCATCTGAAGGAATACTGTCCACCTTGTGATGCTCTTATTCCTGAGTGCGGATACTTCGGGGAAGAACACAATCCTTGGAACATCGGTTCAGTCCCGCAAGTAGCAACAGCTACACTGATCCGTCAGGGCAACCTACTTATCGCTCAGGGTTCCAGAGCAGAAATTCGCCTCTTCGACCTGAACGGCAACCTAATCCGCGAAGTTCGCGCCCTTTCCAGCCAGGCGACATTGAGCCTCGCCGGCCTCCATCAGGGAATGTACATCGCCAAGAGCGCAGGCAATACACTGAAGGTCAACGTCAAGTAA
- a CDS encoding NAD(P)H-hydrate dehydratase has protein sequence MKLLRHFGVEKCMPILTTEGMRGLDNDTKSFYARGNGFGNYAHDVSPVESGYALMKEAGQALFDHVRNMLPEDCYGVSVAIFVGGGNNGGDGLVLAKLMLEAGIHCVVYSVAKAETFKNEAAFAYADFKNAGGKLISTAGGLPQNPNFALVVDCLLGNGASGELRPAFAQIVSTINSWGIPVLAADAPTGYDSSQHNIGSVCINATETMLFGMPRLDAYCKQTSSVFGKVTVAPLSFPADLIYRYNQNLYLINEDVIPALLPERSESGEKRDQGTALIIAGSGNMTGAAALCTEAALRSGAGLVTLATPKAILPVLQSKLSEPVFCGLGTNDCEALSIVHLPQLQIAASHAKAVAIGPGLGTDTITQDAIRMFLTGLNVPVVVDADAINACGSAFFCMEGGPANAIITPHKREWERNFGPLPTNEFYYPEYLRQFATQFNITILLKGSPTYIALPDGRVYIVPAKNSGMAKGGSGDVLTGIIVSLLAQGLPTGEATVLGALLHQKAGRLTRKDLGAYSMQPSDVIDHLHLAFG, from the coding sequence GTGAAGTTACTGCGTCATTTCGGTGTGGAGAAATGCATGCCCATTCTGACCACAGAAGGCATGCGCGGTCTCGATAACGATACAAAGTCATTCTACGCACGTGGGAACGGCTTTGGAAACTATGCTCACGATGTATCTCCGGTTGAATCCGGATACGCCTTGATGAAAGAAGCCGGCCAGGCTCTTTTTGACCACGTAAGGAATATGCTTCCCGAAGATTGCTACGGAGTTTCCGTAGCTATCTTTGTTGGAGGCGGAAACAACGGTGGCGACGGTCTTGTTCTGGCAAAGCTGATGCTAGAAGCAGGAATCCACTGCGTTGTCTATTCCGTAGCCAAGGCTGAGACCTTCAAGAACGAAGCCGCATTCGCCTATGCCGATTTCAAGAACGCCGGCGGCAAACTGATTTCTACTGCCGGCGGGTTGCCGCAAAATCCCAACTTCGCCCTGGTGGTAGACTGCCTGTTAGGAAACGGAGCCTCGGGCGAACTTCGCCCTGCTTTTGCCCAGATAGTAAGCACCATCAACAGCTGGGGTATTCCCGTACTTGCCGCCGACGCCCCTACGGGATACGACTCGTCACAGCACAACATTGGTTCCGTTTGCATTAACGCTACAGAGACCATGCTTTTCGGCATGCCTCGTCTTGACGCTTACTGCAAACAGACGTCCAGCGTATTCGGGAAGGTGACGGTCGCACCCCTGAGTTTTCCTGCGGATCTTATCTACAGGTACAATCAAAACCTGTACCTGATTAACGAAGACGTAATACCCGCACTTCTGCCCGAGCGCTCCGAATCCGGAGAGAAGCGCGACCAAGGTACCGCCCTGATTATTGCTGGTTCCGGCAATATGACCGGGGCGGCAGCCCTATGTACCGAAGCCGCCCTACGCAGCGGCGCAGGACTTGTAACCCTGGCAACGCCCAAGGCTATACTTCCTGTTTTACAAAGCAAACTTTCCGAGCCAGTATTCTGCGGTCTTGGCACAAACGACTGCGAAGCCTTATCTATCGTACATCTGCCGCAACTGCAGATTGCCGCCAGCCACGCCAAGGCGGTAGCTATTGGACCAGGCCTTGGAACAGACACGATCACCCAGGACGCCATCCGCATGTTCCTTACCGGTCTAAACGTTCCTGTGGTTGTTGACGCAGACGCCATCAACGCCTGCGGCTCCGCATTCTTCTGCATGGAAGGCGGACCTGCCAATGCCATTATCACGCCCCACAAGCGCGAATGGGAACGGAACTTCGGCCCACTGCCCACAAATGAATTTTACTATCCGGAATACCTTCGTCAATTCGCAACACAATTCAACATTACGATTCTGCTGAAGGGTTCCCCCACTTACATAGCTCTTCCCGATGGACGCGTCTACATTGTCCCGGCGAAAAATTCCGGCATGGCCAAAGGCGGCAGCGGAGACGTTCTTACAGGAATCATCGTATCCCTTCTTGCTCAAGGCCTCCCCACAGGTGAAGCCACTGTACTTGGCGCCCTGCTGCACCAAAAGGCAGGCCGCCTGACTCGAAAAGATTTGGGCGCCTATTCCATGCAGCCCAGCGATGTCATCGACCATTTGCATCTTGCTTTCGGCTAA
- the polA gene encoding DNA polymerase I — MAEKTLLLLDSYALAFRMFYAYSQNPLKNSKDEDVSMMHGYWGAVLRILAKHKPTHFAIARDVAHTKTFRHELYPDYKANRGPMPEEMAAQMPLLGESLAASGIPLLSEPGYEADDVMASTAVAAAEAGFDRILIISKDKDMSQIVNDKIHLFHLEKGADGIDFGPEQVVEKYGLPPEKIRDYLALMGDASDNVPGVPKVGPKTAITLLEEYGDMDNIYANIDNIKKKGLHDNLANNREQAFLSRELVTLQTKRAFSGNLDALEYNGIHVDTLAEMFKEHEINSLLRLLENIPSKTGFVKDGSNEEGAAETAEIARADFDLPKDVLPTYICVDSNEVFEQMKAEFAASNLIGVDTETDGLDPMQCNIVGLCLAAVDPTEDSAENSAATISKGYYIPLNHTDEIGFPLPAGKNGNFDANLVQNWFIEFWDEKHTFVFHNAKFDLHVLARAFGLSIAQIEKANIVDTLIAAWMLSPGATGLGLDNMVMQKLQHEMIPIENLIGRGKSQITFNRTRVPEATEYGAEDAVYTLRLWAPLQKELQKLDYEKYFFNQEMPLLKVLFQMESEGIAIDVPTLKRLEQELQRRIENLEKEICDMAGCEFNIGSPKQLGEVLFDTLGLPEIKKRSTDAAVLEELSFKTAHPIVFSIIEYRELKKMQSTYISVLPTLVNPETKRIHTSFIQWGTATGRLSSRDPNLQNIPVRSDLGKKIRAAFVPQNPDNVILAVDYSQIELRMLAHLSGDQALIDSYKNGIDIHARTAAAIYGVPLENVTSDMRRDAKVVNFGVLYGMTAFRLSRDLKIPMGQAKDFITGYFDMYQGVQDFIESTKATAHRDGYVETLTGRRRYIAGIDSSDRMESQMAERMAVNTPVQGSAADLIKIAMIRIQKRINDEQLPLRMMLQVHDELVFECPKDRVEELSAMVKSEMENAMQLQVPLVASAGFGENWLIAH; from the coding sequence ATGGCCGAAAAGACTTTACTACTTCTTGATTCCTACGCTCTTGCGTTCCGCATGTTCTACGCCTACAGCCAGAACCCGCTGAAAAACAGCAAGGACGAAGACGTATCCATGATGCATGGCTACTGGGGTGCAGTATTGCGCATTCTTGCAAAGCACAAGCCGACACACTTTGCCATCGCCCGAGATGTAGCACACACCAAGACTTTCCGCCACGAACTTTACCCCGACTACAAGGCCAATCGCGGCCCCATGCCCGAAGAAATGGCAGCCCAGATGCCGTTGCTTGGCGAAAGCCTTGCCGCCAGCGGAATTCCACTTTTGTCGGAGCCCGGCTACGAAGCCGACGACGTAATGGCAAGTACCGCCGTAGCTGCCGCAGAGGCAGGATTTGACCGAATCCTTATCATCAGTAAGGATAAGGACATGAGCCAGATCGTAAACGACAAGATTCACTTGTTCCATTTGGAAAAAGGCGCCGACGGCATTGATTTCGGCCCGGAGCAAGTCGTTGAAAAGTACGGTTTGCCTCCTGAAAAAATTCGCGATTACCTGGCATTGATGGGCGACGCCAGCGACAACGTGCCAGGCGTCCCGAAGGTTGGCCCTAAAACCGCCATTACCCTTCTTGAAGAATATGGCGACATGGACAACATTTACGCCAACATCGATAACATCAAGAAGAAAGGTTTGCATGACAACCTGGCAAACAACCGCGAACAGGCATTCCTGAGCCGCGAACTTGTAACCTTGCAGACCAAGCGAGCCTTCAGTGGAAACCTGGACGCACTGGAATACAACGGCATTCACGTGGACACCTTGGCAGAAATGTTCAAGGAACACGAAATCAACAGTCTGTTGCGTTTGCTGGAGAACATTCCCAGCAAGACAGGGTTTGTGAAGGACGGATCCAACGAAGAAGGTGCCGCAGAAACTGCAGAAATTGCACGCGCAGACTTTGACCTGCCGAAAGATGTTCTGCCCACCTACATTTGTGTAGATTCCAACGAAGTCTTCGAACAGATGAAGGCAGAATTTGCGGCATCTAACTTGATTGGCGTTGATACGGAAACCGACGGCCTTGACCCCATGCAATGCAACATCGTGGGATTGTGCCTAGCTGCTGTTGACCCCACCGAGGATTCGGCTGAGAATAGCGCGGCCACCATAAGCAAGGGTTACTACATTCCCTTGAATCACACCGACGAAATCGGCTTCCCGCTCCCCGCGGGCAAGAACGGAAACTTCGATGCAAACCTAGTCCAGAACTGGTTCATCGAATTCTGGGACGAGAAACACACCTTCGTTTTCCACAACGCAAAATTTGACCTTCATGTTTTGGCACGAGCATTCGGCTTGTCCATCGCTCAAATTGAAAAGGCAAACATTGTAGACACCCTGATCGCCGCCTGGATGCTTTCTCCGGGTGCCACAGGACTTGGCCTTGACAACATGGTGATGCAGAAGCTGCAACACGAAATGATTCCCATCGAGAATCTCATTGGCCGCGGCAAGAGCCAGATTACCTTCAACCGCACCCGCGTTCCCGAGGCCACCGAATACGGCGCCGAAGACGCGGTTTACACATTGCGTTTGTGGGCACCCCTCCAGAAGGAACTTCAGAAACTGGACTACGAAAAATATTTCTTCAACCAGGAAATGCCTTTGCTGAAAGTTCTTTTCCAGATGGAATCCGAGGGCATCGCCATTGACGTTCCCACCCTTAAGCGCTTGGAACAGGAACTGCAGCGCCGCATTGAGAATCTTGAAAAAGAAATCTGCGACATGGCCGGTTGCGAATTCAATATCGGAAGCCCTAAGCAGTTGGGCGAAGTCCTGTTCGATACCCTGGGCCTGCCCGAAATCAAGAAGCGCAGTACCGATGCCGCCGTTCTGGAGGAACTGAGTTTCAAGACCGCCCACCCCATCGTATTCTCAATCATTGAGTACCGCGAACTGAAGAAAATGCAAAGCACCTACATCTCGGTGCTTCCCACCCTGGTGAATCCCGAAACCAAGCGCATTCACACCAGCTTTATCCAGTGGGGTACAGCAACGGGCCGCTTGAGCAGTCGCGATCCCAACCTGCAGAACATTCCTGTCCGTAGCGACTTGGGCAAAAAGATCCGCGCTGCATTCGTCCCGCAGAATCCGGACAACGTCATTCTCGCCGTAGACTACTCCCAGATTGAATTGCGCATGCTGGCGCACTTGAGTGGAGACCAGGCTCTCATCGATTCTTACAAGAATGGCATCGACATTCACGCCCGCACCGCGGCGGCGATTTACGGTGTACCTCTGGAAAACGTCACCAGCGACATGCGCCGCGACGCCAAGGTGGTGAACTTCGGCGTACTTTACGGCATGACCGCCTTCCGCCTCAGCCGCGACCTGAAAATTCCCATGGGCCAGGCCAAGGACTTTATTACCGGCTACTTCGACATGTACCAGGGCGTTCAAGACTTTATCGAAAGCACCAAGGCAACAGCCCACCGCGACGGTTACGTAGAAACCCTTACAGGCCGCCGCCGCTACATCGCAGGCATCGATAGTTCCGACCGCATGGAATCCCAGATGGCAGAACGCATGGCCGTGAACACTCCCGTGCAGGGCAGTGCCGCCGACCTCATCAAGATTGCCATGATCCGCATCCAGAAGCGCATCAACGACGAACAGCTTCCCCTCCGCATGATGCTCCAGGTTCACGACGAACTTGTATTTGAATGCCCCAAGGACCGCGTCGAGGAACTTTCTGCCATGGTAAAATCCGAAATGGAAAACGCCATGCAGCTCCAGGTACCGTTAGTCGCCAGCGCCGGTTTCGGCGAAAACTGGCTTATTGCACATTAA
- a CDS encoding outer membrane beta-barrel protein, with translation MKSSLLKIIAAASITFAAFGFAQEDDEWPQEESQEESVQSEEQDNEAEEAPATAQAEEQTSAPEKAQDNVQENSSSNSQAYAESESEAYESPAKKGPNFSIGAKVAFNYGMMFGFDEQDDEVDEDPSGMGFEAGLMGRIEMVNNFYFAPEVNFSYIKSTHNYNERERSYTTMAIEIPLLLRGVLAERIYLTAGPQISIGISNEVEIKDKDVDYGDVPEYMKDKIDPSSFEFGIAAGGGYNVADRFFIDLRWYMGLTELFPDVAVIGDDIVPKNEEWYEVDSGKKYTGSRSIMNMAGAKMMKFKIGISYWFI, from the coding sequence ATGAAAAGTTCACTTTTGAAGATTATCGCTGCAGCAAGCATCACTTTTGCAGCATTCGGCTTTGCACAGGAAGACGACGAATGGCCTCAGGAAGAATCTCAAGAAGAAAGCGTCCAGTCTGAAGAACAGGACAATGAAGCCGAAGAAGCTCCCGCCACCGCACAAGCGGAAGAGCAAACTAGCGCCCCTGAAAAAGCACAAGACAATGTTCAGGAAAATTCCAGCAGCAATTCTCAGGCCTATGCAGAGAGCGAATCTGAAGCCTACGAGTCCCCTGCTAAGAAGGGTCCCAACTTCAGCATCGGTGCAAAGGTCGCCTTTAATTACGGCATGATGTTCGGCTTTGACGAACAGGACGACGAAGTAGACGAAGATCCCTCCGGTATGGGTTTCGAAGCCGGTCTTATGGGCCGTATCGAAATGGTGAACAACTTCTACTTTGCACCGGAAGTCAACTTCAGTTACATCAAGTCCACCCACAACTACAACGAAAGAGAACGTTCCTATACCACAATGGCAATCGAGATTCCCCTGTTGCTTCGTGGTGTTCTTGCTGAAAGAATTTACCTGACTGCAGGTCCCCAGATTTCTATCGGTATTTCCAACGAAGTTGAAATCAAGGACAAGGACGTGGACTACGGCGATGTTCCTGAATACATGAAGGACAAGATTGACCCCAGTTCCTTTGAATTTGGCATTGCTGCAGGCGGTGGTTACAACGTCGCAGACCGTTTCTTTATTGACCTACGCTGGTACATGGGCCTTACCGAACTGTTCCCGGATGTAGCTGTTATCGGTGACGACATCGTGCCCAAGAATGAAGAATGGTACGAAGTAGATTCCGGCAAGAAGTACACCGGAAGCCGTTCCATCATGAACATGGCTGGCGCCAAGATGATGAAGTTTAAGATCGGTATTAGCTACTGGTTCATTTAA
- a CDS encoding cellulase family glycosylhydrolase, with the protein MSKFLAALSAATMSSAFAADLPTAQQIFEKMGLGINIGNTMEVPGNPTLWGNKFPTEAYIKGVKAAGFNTIRIPCAWDSHATNSVINESWMDSVQTVVDYSVKAGLYTILNIHWDGGWLEENLKDDKKTEVNAKQKAYWTQIAKRFRDYDEKLLFASANEPATTDGNYKNESKILQGYHQTFVDAVRATGGNNASRTLIIQGPSTSIDRSVEAYPASMMPNDVIANRMMFEVHYYDPSPYTIVGEPVNWGAIVEPQYYWGEENYATGADIVHNCGYNPWGNAMGTPCSANDMQVAFKKMKTNYVDKGIPVIIGEFGANDRLGILKGDDYKRHRKGRIGWYKAVAQAAFDNKVVPIAWDTGHEGENHMTIIRRQSDPDGSVFDPEVMNAMRNVYGMPNLDGSSNPVISTDTDKSIKAEFTIADSTYGQIEFSSVPKDWSKISSVSIRAFFDGTISKVGDDYGFIAPNLVTMDGADWNWQEAGLGEVELGTWNTYEVKVATTGESGNNLMVPGNPTNIVFMGLQMYTLGYTGNVYVDWIIFKNTDGSADTLDFNLVGAKNVGGGITAKSLVATESVKATTTAIKAIAKKQGQQSLTRQGNMLVAQGTRASIRLFDLNGNLVREVRALSSQATLSLAGLNKGMYIAKSAGHTLKVNIK; encoded by the coding sequence ATGTCCAAATTTTTAGCTGCCCTTTCCGCAGCAACCATGTCTTCTGCCTTCGCAGCAGACCTACCTACCGCCCAGCAAATCTTTGAAAAAATGGGCTTAGGCATCAACATCGGAAACACCATGGAAGTTCCGGGGAATCCCACCCTCTGGGGAAACAAGTTCCCTACAGAGGCTTACATCAAAGGCGTTAAGGCAGCAGGCTTTAACACCATCCGCATCCCCTGCGCCTGGGACTCCCACGCCACAAACAGCGTCATTAACGAAAGCTGGATGGACTCTGTCCAGACCGTGGTGGACTACAGTGTCAAGGCAGGTCTCTACACAATTCTGAACATCCACTGGGACGGTGGCTGGCTGGAAGAAAACCTGAAAGACGACAAGAAGACCGAAGTCAACGCCAAGCAGAAAGCCTACTGGACCCAGATTGCAAAGCGGTTCAGGGACTACGACGAAAAGCTTCTTTTTGCAAGCGCCAACGAACCCGCCACTACAGACGGAAACTACAAGAATGAATCCAAGATTCTTCAAGGTTACCACCAGACATTCGTAGACGCCGTGCGCGCCACCGGCGGCAACAACGCCAGCCGAACCTTGATCATCCAGGGTCCCTCCACCAGCATCGACCGCTCCGTGGAAGCCTACCCCGCAAGCATGATGCCTAACGACGTTATCGCAAACCGCATGATGTTTGAAGTGCATTACTACGATCCGTCCCCCTACACCATCGTAGGCGAGCCTGTCAACTGGGGCGCCATCGTGGAACCGCAATACTACTGGGGCGAGGAAAACTACGCCACCGGCGCAGACATCGTCCACAACTGCGGCTACAATCCGTGGGGAAACGCCATGGGCACCCCCTGTAGCGCAAACGACATGCAGGTGGCTTTCAAGAAAATGAAGACCAACTATGTGGACAAGGGTATTCCGGTCATCATCGGCGAATTCGGCGCCAACGACCGACTGGGCATTCTGAAAGGCGACGACTACAAGCGCCACCGCAAAGGCCGTATCGGCTGGTACAAGGCCGTAGCCCAGGCTGCCTTTGACAACAAGGTGGTTCCCATCGCCTGGGATACCGGTCACGAAGGCGAGAACCACATGACCATCATCCGCCGTCAGTCAGATCCCGATGGATCCGTCTTTGACCCGGAAGTCATGAACGCCATGCGAAATGTCTATGGCATGCCAAACCTTGACGGAAGCAGCAATCCGGTCATCAGCACCGATACGGACAAGTCCATCAAGGCAGAATTCACCATTGCAGACAGTACATACGGTCAAATCGAATTTTCCAGCGTTCCCAAGGACTGGAGCAAAATTTCCAGCGTCTCTATTCGGGCATTCTTTGACGGAACCATTTCCAAGGTAGGTGACGACTACGGCTTTATCGCTCCCAACTTGGTTACCATGGACGGCGCCGACTGGAACTGGCAGGAAGCAGGCCTCGGCGAAGTCGAGCTGGGCACCTGGAACACCTATGAGGTCAAGGTCGCTACCACAGGAGAAAGCGGCAACAACCTGATGGTTCCGGGCAACCCCACAAACATTGTCTTCATGGGACTGCAGATGTACACTCTGGGTTACACCGGCAACGTCTATGTGGACTGGATCATCTTCAAGAATACCGACGGCTCTGCGGACACCCTGGACTTTAACCTGGTCGGAGCCAAGAACGTTGGCGGAGGCATCACCGCAAAGTCCTTGGTAGCGACCGAAAGCGTCAAGGCAACTACGACTGCAATCAAGGCTATCGCAAAGAAGCAAGGGCAGCAAAGCCTCACACGCCAAGGCAACATGCTGGTGGCTCAGGGTACACGAGCCTCTATCCGACTGTTCGACCTGAACGGCAATTTAGTCCGCGAAGTTCGTGCCCTTTCCAGCCAGGCGACATTGAGTCTCGCCGGCCTCAACAAGGGCATGTACATCGCCAAGAGTGCTGGTCATACCCTGAAGGTCAACATCAAATAA
- a CDS encoding ferrous iron transport protein A, which produces MSCNCGCGSPKSTKKWNAEPKFSELKKGDKVEIVGYNDGDARYKSKLLSMGLVRGVTLEVMQVAPLGDPIEVSVLSYRLSLRREEGNVLNLKRV; this is translated from the coding sequence ATGAGCTGTAATTGCGGCTGCGGTTCTCCCAAGTCCACCAAGAAGTGGAATGCCGAACCGAAATTTTCTGAACTGAAGAAGGGCGACAAGGTCGAAATCGTTGGCTACAACGATGGCGATGCCCGATACAAGTCCAAGTTGCTCTCCATGGGCCTTGTGCGCGGTGTGACTCTGGAAGTGATGCAGGTTGCTCCCTTGGGCGATCCCATCGAAGTGAGTGTCTTAAGCTACCGCCTTTCCTTGCGTAGGGAAGAAGGCAACGTATTGAATTTGAAGAGAGTGTAA